One part of the Streptomyces ferrugineus genome encodes these proteins:
- a CDS encoding UvrD-helicase domain-containing protein codes for MTDAYQDSPSLTDEQQAVVEQPWDARVLVTAGAGAGKTHTLVRRLDALCGHEDPDQALEAAEILVLTFSRAAARELRERITRHGERAHRVRARTFDAWAYEVLLQAHPDGEWGAASFDERIAAATRAIEKGALDVGDAVPPAHVVIDEVQDLLGGRRELVETLLDRYQDSCGFTVVGDAAQSVYGFQIEDLSERADETGRFFDWLRCSYPDDLVELRLTRNFRAGTAEARVALAHGSRLQQLSDPDEAETLYDELRDLLLDPANGMGGLDDEFTLDGLRDLSDTCAVLTRDNQQALVVSGLLHAHGIDHRLRRPLEERPVPHWVAELLRRTEATGLTEDRFRALLSEISLPYEPNATALWTVLRRVARGAGRGVLDLDRLRRAVADGRFPDEAAEPETSRIVVSTVHRAKGLEFDRVIVLTPPTVADLCKRYEEELDLPAEARALYVAMTRARQDLYHVAPPELPHFKWAGHRRHGRRFLGSWRSYDRFGIVADAGDVCRDNPPGHERDAVATQSYLLEQVRPGEEVLLRRRHDLPMGETQSPPYVLVHDGREIGEASTGFREDLFEVQKVNRTWDPWWPDEIHGLRIDSLETVTGSTAAGANAGLGERGVWIAPRITGIGRYRRADNHEEQGA; via the coding sequence GTGACCGACGCCTACCAGGACAGCCCTTCGCTCACCGACGAGCAACAGGCCGTGGTCGAGCAGCCCTGGGACGCGCGGGTCCTGGTCACGGCGGGCGCCGGGGCGGGCAAGACCCACACCCTGGTGCGCAGGCTCGACGCTCTCTGTGGCCACGAGGATCCCGACCAGGCGCTGGAGGCCGCCGAGATCCTGGTGCTCACCTTCTCCCGCGCCGCCGCCCGAGAGCTGCGTGAACGAATCACCCGGCACGGGGAACGAGCCCACCGGGTGCGTGCCCGGACGTTCGACGCGTGGGCCTACGAGGTCCTCCTCCAGGCACATCCGGACGGCGAGTGGGGAGCGGCCAGCTTCGACGAGCGGATAGCCGCCGCGACCCGCGCGATCGAGAAGGGTGCGCTGGACGTCGGCGATGCCGTCCCGCCTGCTCATGTCGTGATCGACGAGGTGCAGGACCTGCTGGGTGGGCGCCGCGAGTTGGTGGAGACGCTGCTCGACCGCTACCAGGACAGCTGTGGCTTCACCGTCGTCGGAGACGCCGCCCAGTCCGTCTACGGCTTCCAGATCGAGGACCTGAGCGAACGCGCCGACGAGACCGGCCGGTTCTTCGACTGGCTGCGTTGCTCCTATCCCGACGACCTGGTGGAGCTGCGCCTCACACGGAACTTCCGGGCCGGCACAGCCGAGGCCCGGGTGGCGCTGGCGCACGGCTCCCGTCTCCAGCAGCTGAGCGATCCGGACGAGGCGGAAACGCTCTACGACGAACTGCGCGACCTGCTCCTGGACCCGGCGAACGGCATGGGCGGCCTGGACGACGAGTTCACCCTTGACGGCCTGCGGGACCTCTCCGACACATGTGCCGTGCTCACCCGCGACAACCAGCAGGCCCTCGTGGTCTCCGGCCTGCTGCACGCGCACGGCATCGACCACCGGCTGCGGCGCCCGCTGGAGGAACGTCCGGTACCTCACTGGGTGGCCGAGTTGCTGCGGCGCACGGAGGCGACCGGCCTCACCGAGGACCGGTTCCGTGCTCTCCTCTCGGAGATCTCTCTCCCGTACGAACCGAATGCCACCGCCCTGTGGACGGTGCTGCGTCGGGTCGCGCGCGGAGCCGGGCGCGGTGTGCTCGATCTGGACCGGCTGCGCCGCGCGGTCGCCGACGGCAGATTCCCCGACGAGGCGGCTGAGCCGGAGACATCCCGGATCGTGGTCTCGACCGTTCATCGGGCCAAGGGCCTGGAGTTCGACCGGGTGATCGTCCTCACGCCACCGACCGTCGCGGATCTCTGCAAACGGTACGAGGAGGAGCTGGACCTCCCGGCCGAGGCCCGAGCTCTCTACGTGGCGATGACTCGTGCCCGTCAGGACCTGTACCACGTGGCCCCGCCCGAACTGCCGCACTTCAAGTGGGCCGGGCACCGGCGCCACGGCCGTCGTTTCCTAGGGTCATGGCGGTCGTACGACAGGTTCGGGATCGTCGCCGACGCCGGTGACGTCTGCCGGGACAACCCGCCCGGCCACGAGAGGGACGCCGTCGCCACCCAGTCGTATCTCCTGGAACAGGTCCGCCCCGGCGAGGAAGTGCTGCTGCGCAGGCGTCACGATCTGCCGATGGGTGAGACACAGAGCCCGCCCTACGTCCTGGTGCACGACGGGCGGGAGATCGGCGAGGCGTCGACCGGATTCCGGGAGGATCTGTTCGAGGTGCAGAAGGTGAATCGTACGTGGGATCCCTGGTGGCCCGACGAGATCCACGGCCTGCGGATCGACAGCCTGGAAACCGTGACGGGCAGCACAGCCGCCGGCGCGAACGCCGGCCTCGGTGAGCGAGGCGTGTGGATCGCCCCGCGGATCACCGGCATCGGCCGATACCGAAGAGCCGACAACCACGAGGAGCAGGGCGCATGA
- the drmB gene encoding DUF1998 domain-containing protein codes for MTPPPARRRRTGTNGAAPAHNLPRRGAVRRAQAITTYGVGSLIAVDHESFVVSGLDEAEQSWSRGESPRIHERRLARLLDVDYFRLPPASDDTSKDGIRVRRFPLMHSCPDCNDLQRHRDFNSPAGRSVCGTCEVDLVPSRFIVACEAGHLGEFPYWQWVHRSKDRGASTTAQCGGKLKLRTSGHTASLRSILVSCTCGQAPEVSMEGSFRRNALKDLGLKCRGPRPWLGASAPAQECGLLQRTLQRGSSAVWQPVLKSALSIPPWSDGRADPLAEHWDALREYDERDHVEIYLKGVFKGKCPVPLDEVMALLDAEREEDPDGEAAPTFDHRYRALRNKEYERLRSGNDESEHSRDEQFVCETPLGDQSVLDPLGVTGPMLVKKLREVRALKAFTRLIDAESTTDSKEMPLSERPLRWLPAMEVRGEGVFLRLDEDRLGAWEKAPAVAARVERMRTAHQRVLEQRADDPSSVVPSPATPRMVLLHTLAHILINEWSLEAGYPAAALRERLYAADDMAGILAYTATSDSAGSLGGLVAQGEPDRLDQTIRSAVRRAEWCSSDPLCIESEASGTGGTNLAACHACVMLPETSCEHNNILLDRALLVGTPDDPHVGFFAKMLGY; via the coding sequence ATGACCCCGCCCCCCGCCCGCCGTCGCAGAACCGGCACGAACGGTGCCGCACCCGCCCACAACCTTCCTCGGCGCGGAGCTGTCCGCCGGGCGCAGGCGATCACCACGTACGGCGTCGGGTCTCTCATCGCCGTCGACCATGAGTCCTTCGTCGTCTCGGGACTGGACGAGGCGGAGCAGAGCTGGAGCCGTGGTGAGTCCCCGCGGATCCACGAACGGCGCCTGGCCCGGCTGCTCGACGTCGACTACTTCCGGCTGCCGCCCGCTTCCGACGACACCAGCAAGGACGGTATCCGGGTCCGCCGGTTCCCCTTGATGCACTCCTGCCCCGACTGCAACGACCTGCAGCGACACCGTGACTTCAACTCGCCCGCCGGTCGAAGCGTCTGCGGCACCTGCGAGGTCGACCTCGTCCCCTCCCGTTTCATCGTCGCCTGCGAGGCCGGGCACCTCGGTGAGTTCCCGTACTGGCAGTGGGTGCACCGCTCCAAAGACCGCGGTGCCTCGACGACGGCACAGTGCGGGGGGAAGCTCAAATTGCGTACGTCCGGGCATACCGCCTCGCTCCGCTCCATCCTCGTCTCCTGCACCTGTGGGCAGGCGCCCGAGGTCTCGATGGAGGGCTCATTCCGCAGGAACGCACTGAAGGATCTGGGGCTCAAGTGCCGCGGCCCCCGCCCGTGGCTCGGTGCGTCCGCGCCCGCTCAGGAGTGCGGACTCCTCCAACGCACCCTCCAACGCGGTTCTTCGGCGGTGTGGCAGCCGGTGCTGAAGTCGGCGCTCTCCATCCCACCGTGGAGCGACGGCCGCGCGGATCCGCTCGCCGAACACTGGGACGCGCTCCGTGAGTACGACGAGCGAGATCACGTCGAGATCTACCTCAAGGGCGTGTTCAAGGGAAAGTGCCCCGTACCGCTGGACGAGGTGATGGCGCTCCTCGATGCGGAACGCGAGGAGGACCCCGACGGTGAAGCGGCACCCACCTTCGACCACCGCTACCGCGCCCTGCGCAACAAGGAGTACGAGCGTCTCCGCTCGGGCAACGACGAGAGCGAGCACTCCCGCGATGAGCAGTTCGTCTGCGAGACCCCGCTGGGTGATCAGAGCGTGCTCGACCCGCTCGGTGTCACCGGCCCGATGCTGGTCAAGAAGCTCCGCGAGGTGCGTGCCCTGAAGGCGTTCACGCGGCTCATCGACGCCGAGTCGACCACCGACTCCAAGGAGATGCCCCTGTCCGAACGCCCCTTGCGCTGGCTTCCGGCCATGGAGGTGCGGGGCGAGGGAGTGTTCCTCCGCCTGGACGAGGATCGACTCGGCGCCTGGGAGAAGGCTCCGGCCGTGGCAGCCCGGGTCGAGCGCATGCGTACGGCCCACCAGCGGGTGCTGGAGCAGCGTGCTGACGACCCGAGCAGTGTCGTCCCCTCCCCCGCAACCCCTCGCATGGTGCTGCTGCACACTCTGGCCCACATCCTCATCAACGAGTGGAGCCTGGAGGCCGGCTACCCGGCCGCGGCCCTGCGCGAGCGCCTGTATGCGGCCGACGACATGGCCGGGATACTCGCCTACACGGCGACGAGTGACTCCGCGGGCAGCCTCGGCGGTCTCGTCGCCCAGGGCGAACCTGATCGCCTCGACCAGACGATCCGTTCCGCCGTCCGCAGAGCCGAATGGTGCTCCTCCGACCCGCTCTGCATCGAGTCCGAGGCATCCGGCACCGGCGGAACCAACCTCGCTGCCTGCCACGCCTGTGTGATGCTCCCGGAGACGAGTTGCGAGCACAACAACATCCTGTTGGACCGCGCGTTGCTCGTCGGTACCCCGGACGATCCTCACGTGGGCTTCTTCGCGAAGATGCTGGGCTACTGA
- a CDS encoding helicase-related protein, whose protein sequence is MTQVPGRHAEHYRVRDEELLVGLRRELLGPSEDAEPDDQGEVLTQDAPIDRYLTGVLYPRAMDSTAKERQDEDAAEQEGLDSAPLLRGEDVEESGTAQEVGAAGDRRPSSMGLTFAVDPAISGSIVVSARAAVYAPTDADGKPVPARRAEARTTADQREQWRRRELALPDQPIDVTRPDPRKTIALTPEAALHVNVRRPDPTTGTVTITVTLINSQKVGERDLQDAFSLFQCALKVRAADGSTAFVERPAPAAAHDPEIATSRLLHRHAPTFAVGHGCAAEWDWTPPPIGMTDARPAAVPEVRSQFVPTVDVLLTDSNPEIDSSALSMMGLAEKSDSEILAALEELAAGYGRWIDRKTAEAEALTGDTHEMAARHQVEACLEALGRVRAGIELLRTKPDLMKAFRLANRAMAEQRARSAWVKSGRVGVPDPAAGRWRPFQIAFVLLCLAGIDDPEHRDRQVSDLLWFPTGGGKTEAYLGLIALTSFLRRIRNGADGGGVTVLMRYTLRLLTLQQFERAAILLCAMERMRRRMPELGHEEFSVGMWVGRSATPNTLAVAGLKLDELRRNLDKRLATENPVQLHACPWCGTRLDARNYEVDEDAKRMCVRCPGAGCDFADGLPVHLIDEAVYDARPTLVIATVDKFASMPWRPATSALFNRDDDPDGGTPPPELIVQDELHLISGPLGTLTGLYETAVDALASQPKVIASTATIRRAADQGRHLFAREVRQFPPAGLDSRDSWFAVETPGEEKASRRYVGLLAPGTSQSTLLIRTYATLLHRAKHAKTGDEVRDAYWSLVGYFNSLRLLSAAELQVHDDVMAYLDLLAAREGVEARSVANYSELTSRIDASEIPTRLKGIEKRLPDEDTVDVLLATNMIAVGVDVDRLGLMAVMGQPQTTAEYIQATSRVGRAHPGLVAVMLNSTRSRDRSHYESFQHFHSALYREVESTSVTPFSARARDRGLHAVIVALARIMIPAARPNEGAGQVESYEHVLRGRIKSILLARVNAVTPEETDAVSRAFDEFVDWWCDEADIHSGLLFEPQRSTRAPSLLKAYDDESEDADAWSTLWSLRDVDAESALFMEATR, encoded by the coding sequence ATGACGCAGGTGCCAGGCCGACATGCCGAGCACTACCGGGTCCGGGACGAGGAACTCCTGGTGGGGCTCCGTCGTGAACTCCTCGGCCCCTCCGAGGACGCCGAGCCGGACGACCAGGGCGAGGTTCTCACCCAGGACGCGCCGATCGACCGCTATCTGACCGGCGTGCTGTATCCGCGTGCCATGGACAGCACGGCGAAGGAGCGGCAGGACGAGGACGCCGCCGAACAGGAGGGCCTGGACTCCGCCCCTCTGCTCCGCGGCGAGGACGTCGAGGAGTCCGGTACCGCGCAGGAGGTCGGCGCCGCGGGGGACAGGCGCCCCTCCTCGATGGGCCTCACCTTCGCGGTCGATCCGGCCATAAGCGGTTCGATCGTGGTCTCGGCCCGCGCGGCTGTGTACGCGCCCACCGATGCCGACGGCAAGCCAGTACCCGCCCGCCGCGCGGAGGCTCGTACCACCGCCGACCAGCGGGAGCAGTGGCGGCGCAGGGAACTAGCCCTCCCTGACCAGCCCATCGACGTGACCCGGCCGGATCCGAGGAAGACGATCGCACTCACTCCGGAAGCCGCGTTGCACGTCAATGTGCGGCGTCCCGACCCGACCACCGGCACGGTCACGATCACGGTCACGCTCATCAACTCCCAGAAGGTCGGCGAGCGCGATCTCCAGGACGCCTTCTCCCTGTTCCAGTGCGCTCTGAAGGTCCGGGCCGCCGACGGCTCCACCGCATTCGTGGAGCGTCCCGCCCCGGCCGCCGCCCACGACCCGGAGATCGCCACGAGTCGATTGCTGCACCGCCATGCCCCGACCTTCGCGGTCGGCCACGGCTGCGCGGCCGAATGGGACTGGACTCCGCCGCCGATCGGCATGACCGACGCCCGCCCGGCCGCCGTTCCCGAGGTCAGGAGCCAGTTCGTACCCACCGTGGACGTGCTGCTCACCGACTCCAACCCGGAGATCGACAGCTCGGCACTTTCCATGATGGGGCTGGCGGAAAAGTCGGACTCCGAGATTCTCGCTGCTCTGGAGGAGCTCGCCGCGGGTTACGGGCGCTGGATCGACCGCAAGACGGCCGAGGCGGAGGCCTTGACGGGCGACACCCACGAGATGGCTGCGCGGCACCAGGTGGAGGCCTGCCTCGAAGCGCTCGGTCGCGTCCGCGCGGGCATCGAATTGCTCCGGACCAAACCCGATCTGATGAAGGCATTCCGGCTCGCCAACCGTGCCATGGCCGAGCAGCGCGCCCGCAGCGCGTGGGTGAAGAGCGGTCGAGTCGGCGTTCCCGACCCGGCCGCCGGTCGCTGGCGCCCCTTCCAGATCGCCTTCGTGCTGCTGTGCCTGGCCGGCATCGACGATCCCGAGCACCGCGACCGACAGGTCTCCGATCTGCTCTGGTTCCCGACCGGTGGTGGCAAGACGGAGGCGTATCTCGGGCTGATCGCCCTCACGTCGTTCCTGCGTCGCATCCGCAATGGTGCGGATGGCGGCGGTGTCACCGTCCTCATGCGCTACACGCTGCGGCTGCTCACCCTTCAGCAGTTCGAGCGCGCGGCGATCCTGCTCTGCGCCATGGAGCGCATGCGGCGCCGGATGCCCGAGTTGGGCCATGAGGAGTTCTCCGTCGGGATGTGGGTGGGGCGTTCGGCCACCCCCAACACGCTGGCCGTGGCAGGCTTGAAGCTCGACGAACTGCGGAGGAACCTCGACAAGCGCCTCGCCACCGAGAATCCCGTCCAGTTGCACGCCTGCCCGTGGTGCGGGACCCGCCTCGACGCTCGGAACTACGAAGTCGACGAGGATGCCAAGCGGATGTGCGTCCGATGCCCCGGCGCGGGCTGCGACTTCGCCGACGGCCTGCCCGTCCACCTGATCGACGAGGCGGTGTACGACGCTCGGCCGACGCTGGTGATCGCCACCGTCGACAAGTTCGCGTCGATGCCGTGGCGTCCCGCGACCTCCGCGCTCTTCAACCGCGACGACGACCCGGACGGCGGCACCCCTCCCCCGGAACTGATCGTCCAGGACGAACTCCATCTGATCTCCGGCCCGTTGGGGACCCTCACGGGCCTCTACGAGACCGCCGTGGATGCTCTCGCCAGCCAGCCCAAGGTGATCGCCTCCACGGCGACCATCCGTCGTGCCGCCGATCAGGGCCGCCACCTGTTCGCCCGCGAAGTGAGGCAGTTCCCGCCCGCCGGTCTGGACTCTCGAGACTCGTGGTTCGCCGTGGAGACGCCGGGCGAGGAGAAGGCGAGCCGTCGCTACGTCGGTCTCCTGGCCCCCGGCACCAGCCAGTCCACCCTGCTGATCCGCACGTACGCCACCCTGTTGCACCGGGCCAAGCACGCGAAGACCGGGGACGAGGTGCGCGACGCCTACTGGAGTCTCGTCGGCTACTTCAACAGCCTGCGACTGCTGTCGGCGGCCGAACTCCAGGTCCATGACGACGTGATGGCCTATCTGGATCTGCTCGCCGCGCGTGAGGGCGTGGAGGCCCGCTCGGTCGCCAACTACTCGGAACTGACGAGTCGTATCGACGCCAGCGAGATCCCCACCCGCCTCAAGGGCATCGAGAAGCGGCTGCCCGACGAGGACACCGTGGACGTCCTGCTGGCCACGAACATGATCGCCGTCGGCGTGGACGTGGACCGCCTCGGTCTCATGGCCGTGATGGGCCAGCCGCAGACGACCGCCGAGTACATCCAGGCCACCAGCCGGGTCGGCCGCGCCCATCCTGGCCTGGTCGCGGTGATGCTCAACTCGACCCGATCCCGGGACCGTTCCCACTACGAGAGCTTCCAGCACTTCCACTCGGCCCTTTACCGCGAGGTCGAGTCCACCTCCGTCACACCGTTCTCCGCCCGCGCCCGCGACCGGGGTCTGCACGCGGTGATCGTTGCCCTCGCCCGCATCATGATCCCCGCCGCCAGGCCCAACGAGGGCGCCGGCCAGGTCGAGTCCTACGAGCACGTGCTCCGGGGCCGCATCAAGTCGATCCTCCTGGCACGCGTGAACGCGGTCACCCCGGAGGAGACCGACGCCGTGTCCCGGGCCTTCGACGAGTTCGTCGATTGGTGGTGCGACGAGGCCGACATCCACAGCGGCCTGCTGTTCGAGCCTCAGAGGAGCACTCGCGCCCCCTCGCTCCTCAAGGCGTACGACGACGAGTCCGAAGACGCCGATGCGTGGTCCACGCTGTGGAGCCTGCGCGATGTCGACGCCGAGTCAGCCCTGTTCATGGAGGCAACCCGATGA